The DNA window acgtGTACTCGAACTCTCCAAAGAATGTTTTAACCATATTTGCGTCAACCGTTGCCAACTGTTACCTATAAATAGATActcttgaaaatatttattctgCTTCTCGGCAGTATGCCAGTTTCCATCAGAGTATATAGCCTTATTCAggtattatttttatgaataacaGCTATGGgattaaaacacaaatacagcacattatgaaatacaaaaattaagtttaattagTTTTTGACAATATTCATTGTTCTTTGAAAATAACAACGTCTGGATTTCCTCCAATTTAATGTTGGATTCCTCTTGCATCATTATAACATGGAACACATCATCGAAAAATCATGATTccttgctaatttttttttcaaaattagatTCTGAAAACGCCTACGGAGAATACAATTTGACAAGCAAACAAGCCTTTGAGACAAAAAGGCCTGAATGTATTGAAGAGGACGTCCGTAAAACGTGGTTTTCAAACAAACCATTAACAGAACAGATGGCGTGGATGGTAATATCCAGAAAGAAACGATCTTATCCTGATTTTTCGAAGTCTGCTCAAGAGATCTCCTTTTCTGGGGTGAAGGTGATTGGTGGAAGCATGACGTCACCTGTTACATTTGTTTGTCATTGGGAACTAGCTAAATTAATTGATGAGTTGAaagtttcatttcaatttgaaacGAAGAGAATGATAATTGCCAAAGAATGTAAATTGGAAACGGGAAACGGTACCGGTTTTACTCTTGAATCATCATTCGATTCACTTCACGAAAATATCATTGTTCATAAAACAGATAGAACTCTTGTTATCTTATTGAATATGAAATGGAAtccaaaaatttacaaaaacaatgGCAAAACTAAGAAATTGGACCGCGGAACTGCACAAGACACCGGATTTGACAATGTCGGGTGTTTAAGTACATACTGTCTTCAATTTGATGTAGACAACGAGGAACTGCATTCTGAAATAGAATTGTTCTTAACGCGTTTGATCTGCTGTGGATTTCATATTACTTATGCAGAATTGCAGACAAAACTTCCTGAACCTTATTTCGACATATCGCTCCCAAATAAATTCGACTTAGAATATGCTTGGAAATGTGTTCATTCATTAGGGTCTAAAGTAGTTGATCACCTCACATATGAAGTGAAGAATCAAATTGAATGCTTGTCGCAGAAAACCGAATTGTTGACGCAGTTACTTCATAACTTGGCAGTAAAGGTAATCGAGAAaccatttttcaatttcaaagatGAGCTCGATTTGTTAATGGCAAAATCTCCAATTACTGTTGAGAATGAGGTACCTTCTCACTTTTATATGGTAGGTCGAATGATTCTAACTCCCACCAAGACAGTGTTCCTACCGAAAGAACCAGTGTTTCAGAACAGAATACTACGTGAATATGGCCCAGATTTTTTCATAAGAGTTGTGTACCGGGACGAAGACTTTGACAAAATGAATACCGTACAGTCCTGTTTGCTGGATGatgtattgaaaataatgaagcAATTCCTTAAAGACGGTTTTAGAATTGGAAATCGTCATTATGAATTCCTTGGGTGTTCAAATAGTCAACTTAGGGAGCACAGTTTTTGGTTTTTTCATCCCCATGATGACATTACATCAGAGAGCATCCGTAATAATTCAGGAGAATTTTCAAAGGATAGATGTGTAGCATCTTACGTATCTCGGTTTGGTCTTTGCTTTTCATCAACGCGAAGAACAGTGGACGTAGATGAGAATTGTTTGATATACGATGACGATGTGAAAAAAGATGAATATTGCTTTACCGATGGTATTGGACGCATATCAACAAAACTTGCTAAAAAGGTGACGAATTTTTCTCTTCATTACTGTACGTAAATAATGGCGGTTACAGCATACTGCTAGAGTTAACAAAAGATTgttaatatcaatatatatttttgacacCGCATGTGTGTAaacttgttgaactttttttttgattttgaagctcctattcattcatattttgattACAAGTATTGCAtttaaggtagcaagggacagtttcggataaagtacccggtcaatacttttgtaaaattgagagttgctgtacttgaaggcttatgagtgttgctaaaattcatgaaatgatttttaatgattatcattagttagagggatgtctcttgttgaaattgatatgcaatatgtaggccccatatgttaggtacatgagaatcagaagtaaaaagcgaaacctgcggctatgactgttgtgttgactttacacagtaaaattgcaagttacagacgggaggtaaaataacgcGAAAAGtgggtggatgggacattgaaaactatacaccggtaagcttctgacatgtgatagtgcaatatgcacgcggtacggaaggtcaaccctctgcagggaattagctgggggaggtcttaaaagctgaaaaatcatgaaaaattagcaaaatactAGTATGAAAGGGTAAAAATCTCATAAAACCATTATGTAGAGAATTTTGAAGGCTTTGACTAGTAATTGTCTTCAGAAATTGgcgattggccttataaagagtgaattaaaggtatttgtgctgaatggaaactgaggaaattctagttacagagttccgaagacatgcatcccttggctacgatgaattgtataaaaaaaactgtcccgtgCCACCTAAGGAAGgggtcttctcgttatcaaacatacttctataat is part of the Crassostrea angulata isolate pt1a10 chromosome 3, ASM2561291v2, whole genome shotgun sequence genome and encodes:
- the LOC128177366 gene encoding uncharacterized protein LOC128177366 isoform X2 — protein: MASVEISRVSVTKQQEEKEIFHIRFYYIKSEDSVNAYVVDQLPEHIISVCNIQLSKDSENAYGEYNLTSKQAFETKRPECIEEDVRKTWFSNKPLTEQMAWMVISRKKRSYPDFSKSAQEISFSGVKVIGGSMTSPVTFVCHWELAKLIDELKVSFQFETKRMIIAKECKLETGNGTGFTLESSFDSLHENIIVHKTDRTLVILLNMKWNPKIYKNNGKTKKLDRGTAQDTGFDNVGCLSTYCLQFDVDNEELHSEIELFLTRLICCGFHITYAELQTKLPEPYFDISLPNKFDLEYAWKCVHSLGSKVVDHLTYEVKNQIECLSQKTELLTQLLHNLAVKVIEKPFFNFKDELDLLMAKSPITVENEVPSHFYMVGRMILTPTKTVFLPKEPVFQNRILREYGPDFFIRVVYRDEDFDKMNTVQSCLLDDVLKIMKQFLKDGFRIGNRHYEFLGCSNSQLREHSFWFFHPHDDITSESIRNNSGEFSKDRCVASYVSRFGLCFSSTRRTVDVDENCLIYDDDVKKDEYCFTDGIGRISTKLAKKVTNFSLHYCT